Within the Aspergillus luchuensis IFO 4308 DNA, chromosome 5, nearly complete sequence genome, the region TCCCGAGTACCTCGTACGGCGAGCAGCCGGCTGAGCCGCACACTGTTAACCAGGCAATGGCCGGGTGCATTGCAAGCTCCGGGTGGCTATCCAAGTACTCCCGAAGAGGAACCAAATCCGATTTCGCTGTCTTGATATCACCGCCTGTAAACACTATCGCATGAAACTGGCACCGATTCCGCAGAACTTGGTGCATCCGCACAGACTGGAATGTCCCTGGCGTGGTCAACTCGGTATCCGGAGCCCGGGTCCCTGGCTGGACCCCCACAGCCGCCTCGGTAGATGACTCCCACGGTTGGTTGATTACGTTGGCCTCGTAGGATATACCGAGTCCCGTGTTGAATGGTGCAGCATTGTTGAATATTTCTCCGAGGAGAACGTTCGGGTCCGCGTGCGGGTCCCCATCGTACCAAGCCGGCCATTTATGCGTCATCAACAAAGAGATGTCTTTGTCGTAGTTGAGTAATCTCTGCACTGCAGACTGGCGCTCCGTTGTGTAGGTGTCCAAGACTTCCGGATGAGATAGCCTTTGCACCTCCAAAGCCAGCTTCCAGGCAAGGTTCACGGCGTCGTGAATACCAGTGTTCAGGCCTTGAGCGGCGCCGCTGCTGTGGGTATGGGCTGCATCACCGCAGATGAAGACACGATTGTTGTGCGTTGCAAAAGTTCGGGCCATGCGCTGGCCGATTTTGTATCTTGGCGACTCGTTAGTAGGGTTGCCTAATGGCCTGCGTGGGTGGCTTACAATGTCCACCAATGTACCTCTTTGAACTTTAGACTGAAGGGCCACAAGCACGCAATGGCTTCGTTCACAGCAACTTCTTCAGTTACCCCTTCTGGATATTTGGCTGCTATCTCGGGTGTGTATGCGTAGCCAATGCGGGTAGCGCCGTGGTCAAGAGGGGCCCAGAGAACATTCCcatgtgttgttgtttcgATGGCCCTGTTGGCAGATCAGATTATGTCAAGATCACCGATTCAAATATAGCTTACCCATAGGCCCGATTGATGGGCATATTGGTCTCGACTATGCCATCAATGCGAATCCACTGATCTTCTGATGAATCACCATCGAAAGGAATATTGGCATATCTGCGAACGAGACTATGACCACCGTCTGCTCCAACAAGGTATTTGCTAGCACTCAGTCAGTATTATGCTTTTGTTGAATAGCCTTTCGTGCAGAAGGCGAATACCTTTTGGCTGACATCATACCACCAGGTCCTGAACAATGCACCGTCACTGGGTACTCACTATCGTCCAGACCGGTTTCAAAGCCGACACACTCCATAGAACCATGATAAGTGACCTTTCCTCTATCCAGCCTCTCTCTCAATATATCTTCCGTGTACATTTGCCTCAGCACAAGGGCAAAATCAAACACGGTGCCCTGGATATTCTCCATGAAAGTCCATACTTTTCCTGGAAACCTGCCCAGTCTGGTTAGATGAAATACTTaagcaggaggagaggtGTACTTGCTGTCTCACTCCATCTTTATACGTCACACTACTTCTGCAAGCAAATCCCTGTTGAAGCATTGGCTGGACCAAGTCCAATTGATCGAGGAGCTCCAGCGTCCGCGGAAACAGGGTAATAGCACGGCCGTAGCGGCCCTCTGGAGTATCTTTGTCTTGCTTTTCCACGATGCAGACTGAAAGTTCAAAGCGGGTGAGTTGGTaggcgaggagaaggccaacGGGGCcgccgccgatgatgattaCATCGTAGGTCTCAGGGGAGGGCATTTTGCTGCAAGATAGTGCAATTGGTGTAAGAAGTCTGACAGGGCTCTGAGATGGTTGATATCATGTCGCTTGGTACGGAGTCAACTGATGGTGGCATATTAGACGATCGACGCTTCGTGAGGGGTAAGATAGGATAAGAGTCCGGGGAGGGGTTGATAACAGAAGCATGACTAAGGGCGCGCCAGGGGTCTGTACCGCGGGTCATCAGTGGCTTAATCTGATCCCCTCTTTGTATGTTAGATTTTGGCTCGGTAACTGGTCAGTGGTGCAAAAGCTTTTCGATGCAGGTCTGCAAATTGGCTACGCCCTGCTCACTCTTTTGAAGGGGCGTTCGATCCAGCCAAGGCCTGGCAACGGGATGAGTGAGGCCTGCTTGAACATCAAAATCGAAAGCCACCATTGAGCTTTCTGAATGCCATATCCCAAATCAAGTGAATGGTTCAGATATTCAAATAAAACATCGCCCTAAAACCCAAGAACATCCATGTTGTCTCAGTATCAGCGTCATCTTTGTGCGCCTGTTCGAGCTAGCGCTCAAATCAAAAGCCAGTCACGGCCCAAGTGGCCAATTGAAAATATCCAGTGTGAAGGTTCTGTACCGTCGCATCGCTGCCAGCGGTCTTCTATAATCTTGGAAGCATTTATCACATTCACGCACTTGGTCTGCTCCCAAAAGCTTTCCATATAAGTCCGCACAGAATCTCTTTGCTCCTGTCGTTGGCATTCAAGACCAGCGATTATTATGGGCCAGAGGATGCATTTGTACAAGGACTCGTCGTTCTGCAACCTTTCAATCGTGGCAAGCAACTCCTGGAGCAGGTCCTCCAGTGGTAAACACTCCTTAGTGAGAGCGCCAAGGACGCGTTTTCCATATATTAGAGCTCCTATCTTGTATGATTGCGCCAATGTGCAAAGAGATCTTGTATCTCTTGGAGGGGTGGTGCCCAGATATGGTAGCGACGAAGCCCATACAGAACAGTCGAATTGCTGGATGAAGTCTATCATCGATGTAGTATCTTCAATGAAGTAGCTCCAGGTGGAGTCATCATGGCATTCGGAGCTGGCAATTGTGTCTCTTCGCGCAGAGAGATACCGTATAGCGTCCAGCAGGTATTCTGGGCATCCAAGGAATGACTGCTCGACGGTCTCTTGGAATTGTGGGCCCCCAAGCAAATCATACTGTGACAATAACTTTGGGCGTACAAAGGTTCCACCCAAGGTTTCGATGCTAAAGATGATCGTCAGTCACAGAATTCAACATCCAGAGTGCTCCTTGCTTACGAGTAAATCTGACTAGCAAGAAAATTACGCAGATCCTCTATAGTTTGTCCGGAATCGTGTCTGGAAACAGCCTGCGAATCAGGTGTACTGGGTTCCAACAATCTTTTGGCACCTTCTAGGTGGACATTCCATCGATCACTTCCAGACTCCAGAAGATCGAGAAATACTAGGAGGAATATGCTTGCCACTGTCTCATCCTTGTTCCGTGATTTCGCATCACCAAGGGCCTGTGCAATCCCTTGTATGGCTTGATATTTGAAACGAAGCGCATCAGAGTTTGCAATCATTTGATCGGATGATGCATTGACGGTGAGATCACGGAACGAGCAATGTCGATTTACCCGGTGTCGCGCTGCAAGAGCCAGTACGGACTTGAGGAGAGTGTGGTCAAGCAGCGCGAGTGACATTAGGGCCCTAAGAGGATTCCGATCACTGTCGTAAACGATGAAAAGCCCACATATGCTTTCATTATCTGATGAAGCGTTAGACAGGACCGTGCACAGCGCAACGAGATGACTAACAATAATCCAAGTAGTATCTGGAAACTGCGTCCAGGTTAGATATGGCAAAATCGCCTATAGTCGGTGGTATGCTGATTGAAGGTTTCAATGGGGTGACTAATCCGATATGAGCGATTTATTGAATACTCAATAGTGTACGCAGCAGCTATACTTACCCTGACTTTCGGGAGACCGCACAACGGAAAGAGCAGACTCACTCGCCGATGCAAGACTGTCATCACTCGAGTCAGACTCTTTTCggggttttgcttttttagCTGGACTAGCTGATTTAGTTGCCAGTGATACGCCCCGCAGCTTCCCCCGTATCGCTAGGCCTTCAACCCATCTTAAAGGTCTAGAAGCAAAGCATTGATAGCCACTTGTCGCGCACTTCACGCAAGGGGATTGAGACTGGTCGCAGCGAATGCGCCGGCGTCGACATGTGTAGCACGGCTCCTCCATTCTCGTTGGACGTACAGTCTATAGTAGGCTGCGTAGCGACGCTGTCTTTACTGCGTGGCGAGATCCCCTCATCGAATGCCAGTCCAGCAGTTTTGATGCCCAACGCACAGAGAGGCCGTGATCTGCAATGGAGATAAAATTTGAGACATGTAGTAGAGTCTGTAGACAATAAAGTTCGATGATGGTGTCTGATAGGACAGAGCGGGGATGAAAGATGAAGGAAGATGCAGCGAGGCCGGGAGTAATTCTGTGGGGAGATTCAAGGTCTGGCCGCCAAAGTATTTCCGCCATCCAATCAAAGCACGATCCGCGCCCCCTGAACTGACCGGTCAACCAAAATTTACGGCATGACATATACTCTTCTCATTCCTACCTTGCATTCTACATTTTTCATGTCGCTCTATGCGCGATAAGCAAGATGTGAACGAGTATATAGTTCTGCGTAAGCCCCTCCGTTGTTCTAGCCCGGCGTCGGTTTATcgcccttctctcccttctaCACCCATACTAGTACAGTAGGCTAAATATCTCGCCAAGACACATACTAATCCAACACAATGGCACCAGTTGACGAGAAACCAGTCTCTCTCTGCAAGTCCGAGTCTCACGATACTCTGGAGGTTTCCTTGCTAAAGTACATCTACTCTCACCCCTCCTTGCCCCAAATCCGCGGCAATCCGTCCGCCCTACTCGCTTTCATCGACGAGTTCGCTGCAAAGCAAGCCTTCTTTATCAGCCTTGGCCCAGACAAAGCCAAGAAGCTTTCGACGCTCTTCGCAGATGAAAAGCCAAAGGTTGTCGTTGAGCTCGGCACCTATGTCGGCTACTCCGCAATCATGTTCGCAGACGCCATGCGGCAAGCCGCTGGTGGATCCTCGACAGGCCTCCGCTTGTGGAGTCTGGAAGCTGATCCCCTCATTGCATCTATCGCCATGAACTTTATCGAATTGGCGGGTCTCAGCGATATTGCCAAAGTGGTTGTCGGGCCGGCGGACGAGTCGCTCAAGCGCCTAAATGCGGAAGGGAAGCTACCTAGTGTTGATCTCATGTTCATTGATCATATCAAGGATCTTTATGTACCTGATCTGGAGCTGTCGGAACGGCTTGGCTTCCTTCACCCTGGCTCCTTGATACTCGCGGATAATGTGGTGCATCCTGGTGCGCCGGCTTACCGGGAGTTTGTCCGTGGGAGCTCGAAGTATGAGAGCTGGGGAATGAAATGTCTTCTTTTCCCAGAAGATATAGTTGTAAGTGTCCCGTTGTCGTTCTTGTATGTTTATATGtgctaattatatatatgcatCAGGACGAGATTGAAATCAGCAGAGTGAAATAAGATACAGTCTGTTTCAATCATGACATCTAGGACACGAGGCTATGACAGGATACGCATGATAACTTCCACCATCTCAAATGTGCTAGACAACTGCCGCGgttatatagtaattttgACTAAGATAGTGCCAATCTTCAGCACTATATGCATGGCGCCCCACATAAGCAGATACTATCTGATCCTTGCTCATTGATCCATTAACACTTCTCCATACTCCTACTTCTGcgcatccttcatctcccccctctccctcaccatcTGCGCAACCCCCTTCCCAACATCCGTCTCCAACGCCTCAAATCCACTGACAACCCCCTCACgatcccccttccccatctcctGACTCATCTTAAACTTCCCCTGCAACCGCTCAATCCTAATCTCGATACCaataatattcttcttcagaaTCTCCACATACGGCACCGGCGCATCCGACACTTTCCACGGCCCCGGACGCCCCTCGGTCCCCGTATACCCCATAATAGACCCCTCACTCTGACTCGTCAAATCCTCCACGGCTTTCTGTAGAAACGCCCCCGTCTCCTCGGACTTCGAATCACAGTAAACCCGGATCTTGCCGTACGCTTGCGCAGCGGCATAGTTCCACGTTGGGACGACCTTCCCTGTGGCGGGTTTCGTCTCCGTGTAGAACTTGGGTGTGACGTAGTGGTGGTGTtcggaggtgaagaggacgagCACTTCGTCTTCTAGTTCGAGAGAGCCGGGATTGTTGCctgattgttgttgctgcgctGCTAGTGCTTCCATCAGGGCCTTGGCTTGGGGGTTTTGCTTGGCCATGTGGCCGCGGAGGGTGCCATTGGGGATTCTTTCGTCCGATGAGTCTTCTGTTTGGGGGACGTCCAGAATGAAGGGAATGTGGCTTGATTGCAGGAGGGGGTAGAGAGGGGATTTGATTGCTGTTGTGAGGATACCGAGGGGGTTTTGGCGGATGAGTTGGTGGAGAGCTGGGATGTGCGATTCGGCGTGGATGGCGCGGAGATACATTGTGAGTGCCGGGGGAGGATTGCGATACTTAGAGTATGGGTTTATTTTGGAGAGATTGTAAGTGTAGTAGAGAGGACAAGGGTTCTTATAATACTATCTAGATCACGAGTTTATCGGCCGAAGAGTCATACTTTTGTCTGTGTCAGCGCATCGGATAGTATGCTGATTGGACAGTATCGCCGAAACTGGATTCACTTAGTGCTCTTTGGGAAGCAGCACAACTGGTGGGTTAAACCTATAGGGCTGTACTAGGTGTAGACCCCTCTTGGCTTCTGCGGAAAACATCATGACTATCTCCTCGGAATTCGGAACTTGAGCCGTTGAGCAATGTGGTGGATATTGTTACGTGCCTGAGCATTGCGGCACGTGGTCAGTAGCCACCAAGTGACGGATCAAGAATCCTTAACATCAGACTTTGATGTCCGTTCCCACACGTGCAAGTCGTTTCAAAGCCATTTGGCCAAAATATCTGGCATTAGATTCTAGAATGTATCTGGAAAATATCTGTGATAGTGCAACTCAGGCCAGTTCGGGATGGTGGCGGGGCCACATCTCCCGAACCAATGAAAGAGATTTTCCTCTCCAAATCTTTGCCCGTTTAGGAACTTGAAGGGAGTGGGGCGGGGTCTCCGCCAGAGAAAGATGAAGTATAGAGAAGAACCTGAAGGCAATCTACTCACTCTATGTGTATATAAGGAAGTCATTTCACGTCTTCGAGTCAATTTCTCCAAACTTACCTTAAGTCTTTACTATTGTCAGACTTGACATATCaaaagaatatattcagCAGACGACTCGAGCAATATGACTCCCTCTAACCTTCACCATCCCTCGACCCGAGCACTGCATGCAGACGATCACCTTAACCGGGTGACAGACGTCGCACCTCCAATCCATCTGTCTACGACTTTCAGATTTCCCGATAACCCAGAAGATTTGATCCCGTCCGTTGACCCCGTGGTATGTTTGCCAATCGGCCAATGCGCATTCCCCAATGTAATGATGACCCCAACAACTAACAGCTTTATTAGGAAGAATTCGACGGCAAAAACTACATTTACTCCAGAGAGTTCGCCCCCAACGCAACTCGATTCGAAGCTGTCGTTTCGTCACTTCTCAACGGCCGGGTTGTTAGCTACTCGACCGGTCTCGCTGCCCTCCAGGCCGCCCTCGTCCTCTTGAACCCCCGTCGCATCTCGGTCGGTGAAGGCTATCACGGCAGTCATGAGGTCATCTCTGTTATCTCCAGATTGTCCGGGCTGCAGAAGCTGCCACTCGATTGCCCGGCTGATGAGCTTGACAAAGGCGATGTCATCCTCCTGGAAACCCCCGTCAATCCGCTAGGAACTTCTTTCAGTATTGAAGAGTTCGCTAAGAAGGCCCATTCCAGAGGTGCTTATTTGGTGGTTGATAGCACCTTTGGGCCTCCGGGTCTTCAGGACCCCTTCCGGTGGGGCGCTGATCTCGTTCTGCATTCGGGATCTAAGTATCTTGGCGGCCATAGTGACCTTCTCTGTGGTGTACTCGCTACTCAGCGCAGAGACTGGGAGAAGCAGCTACTGGAAGATAGAGTCGCATTGGGCAATGTCATTGGCAATCTGGAGGCATGGCTTGGGCTCCGCAGTCTACGCACCCTCGAGGTTCGCGTCCAACGAGCGAGTCAGGGCTGCGGGAGTCTAGTTGCCTGGCTTAATCAGGCTTTGACTGCCCcttctactgctgctggaagTGAAGAACAGATAGTCCAGTCTGTCGTAAAGAAAATATACCATACCAGCCTGCAGGAGGAGCCCTGGATCAAAGAGCAGATGCCTAATGGATTCGGCCCTGTCTTCTCAATTGTCCTCCAGAGTGAAAAATTTGCGCAACGACTACCTAGCAAGTTGGCTTTCTTTCAGCACGCCACGAGTCTGGGCGGTGTTGAGTCCTTGATCGAATGGCGTGCGTTATCGGATTCCCGGGTGGACAGGAAGTTGCTGCGGCTGAGTATCGGGTTGGAGAATTGGGTAGATTTGAAGAATGATTTGCTGGAGGGGTTCAAGGCTGTTTTGCAGGAGTGATATGCACAAAGGATGAAAAGTATATAGAAACATGTTTGTTGGATACACGAGTCAGTGAATGTAAGCACTATGACGGAAAGTGCAATTGAGGTATTAAACCTAAAAAACTCAAGAGAAGGCCTTTGCGCTGGTATGGCCACTGTATAAAGGCAAGGGTATAAACCAACGTCGACTTCCCCAGTGATTGGAAGCAGCTGCAAAGCTAGTGGTCTCCTGCCTTGGTCTCGGTAATTAGTTAGTCTACTGTTGGTGGGAACATGACGTCGTTGGGTCCTTCTGTTC harbors:
- a CDS encoding uncharacterized protein (COG:C,H;~EggNog:ENOG410PUA1;~InterPro:IPR036188,IPR002938,IPR036249,IPR038220, IPR012941;~PFAM:PF07976,PF01494;~go_function: GO:0071949 - FAD binding [Evidence IEA]); this translates as MPSPETYDVIIIGGGPVGLLLAYQLTRFELSVCIVEKQDKDTPEGRYGRAITLFPRTLELLDQLDLVQPMLQQGFACRSSVTYKDGVRQFPGKVWTFMENIQGTVFDFALVLRQMYTEDILRERLDRGKVTYHGSMECVGFETGLDDSEYPVTVHCSGPGGMMSAKSKYLVGADGGHSLVRRYANIPFDGDSSEDQWIRIDGIVETNMPINRAYGAIETTTHGNVLWAPLDHGATRIGYAYTPEIAAKYPEGVTEEVAVNEAIACLWPFSLKFKEVHWWTLYKIGQRMARTFATHNNRVFICGDAAHTHSSGAAQGLNTGIHDAVNLAWKLALEVQRLSHPEVLDTYTTERQSAVQRLLNYDKDISLLMTHKWPAWYDGDPHADPNVLLGEIFNNAAPFNTGLGISYEANVINQPWESSTEAAVGVQPGTRAPDTELTTPGTFQSVRMHQVLRNRCQFHAIVFTGGDIKTAKSDLVPLREYLDSHPELAMHPAIAWLTVCGSAGCSPYEVLGMTGFGDTYFDARGIAHYAYKLDSRKAMLVVIRPDGLIAFTCALDGETIWQHFSRILRSQPQETC
- a CDS encoding Zn(II)2Cys6 transcription factor (COG:K;~EggNog:ENOG410PVKB;~InterPro:IPR036864,IPR021858,IPR001138;~PFAM:PF00172,PF11951;~go_function: GO:0000981 - DNA-binding transcription factor activity, RNA polymerase II-specific [Evidence IEA];~go_function: GO:0008270 - zinc ion binding [Evidence IEA];~go_process: GO:0006355 - regulation of transcription, DNA-templated [Evidence IEA]); amino-acid sequence: MEEPCYTCRRRRIRCDQSQSPCVKCATSGYQCFASRPLRWVEGLAIRGKLRGVSLATKSASPAKKAKPRKESDSSDDSLASASESALSVVRSPESQVTPLKPSISIPPTIGDFAISNLDAVSRYYLDYYNESICGLFIVYDSDRNPLRALMSLALLDHTLLKSVLALAARHRVNRHCSFRDLTVNASSDQMIANSDALRFKYQAIQGIAQALGDAKSRNKDETVASIFLLVFLDLLESGSDRWNVHLEGAKRLLEPSTPDSQAVSRHDSGQTIEDLRNFLASQIYSIETLGGTFVRPKLLSQYDLLGGPQFQETVEQSFLGCPEYLLDAIRYLSARRDTIASSECHDDSTWSYFIEDTTSMIDFIQQFDCSVWASSLPYLGTTPPRDTRSLCTLAQSYKIGALIYGKRVLGALTKECLPLEDLLQELLATIERLQNDESLYKCILWPIIIAGLECQRQEQRDSVRTYMESFWEQTKCVNVINASKIIEDRWQRCDGTEPSHWIFSIGHLGRDWLLI
- a CDS encoding putative transsulfuration enzyme family protein (COG:E;~EggNog:ENOG410PFYU;~InterPro:IPR000277,IPR015424,IPR015421,IPR015422;~PFAM:PF01053;~go_function: GO:0003824 - catalytic activity [Evidence IEA];~go_function: GO:0030170 - pyridoxal phosphate binding [Evidence IEA];~go_process: GO:0019346 - transsulfuration [Evidence IEA]); its protein translation is MTPSNLHHPSTRALHADDHLNRVTDVAPPIHLSTTFRFPDNPEDLIPSVDPVEEFDGKNYIYSREFAPNATRFEAVVSSLLNGRVVSYSTGLAALQAALVLLNPRRISVGEGYHGSHEVISVISRLSGLQKLPLDCPADELDKGDVILLETPVNPLGTSFSIEEFAKKAHSRGAYLVVDSTFGPPGLQDPFRWGADLVLHSGSKYLGGHSDLLCGVLATQRRDWEKQLLEDRVALGNVIGNLEAWLGLRSLRTLEVRVQRASQGCGSLVAWLNQALTAPSTAAGSEEQIVQSVVKKIYHTSLQEEPWIKEQMPNGFGPVFSIVLQSEKFAQRLPSKLAFFQHATSLGGVESLIEWRALSDSRVDRKLLRLSIGLENWVDLKNDLLEGFKAVLQE
- a CDS encoding O-methyltransferase (COG:Q;~EggNog:ENOG410PNPY;~InterPro:IPR002935,IPR029063;~PFAM:PF13578,PF01596;~go_function: GO:0008171 - O-methyltransferase activity [Evidence IEA]) → MRDKQDVNEYIVLLDEKPVSLCKSESHDTLEVSLLKYIYSHPSLPQIRGNPSALLAFIDEFAAKQAFFISLGPDKAKKLSTLFADEKPKVVVELGTYVGYSAIMFADAMRQAAGGSSTGLRLWSLEADPLIASIAMNFIELAGLSDIAKVVVGPADESLKRLNAEGKLPSVDLMFIDHIKDLYVPDLELSERLGFLHPGSLILADNVVHPGAPAYREFVRGSSKYESWGMKCLLFPEDIVDEIEISRVK
- a CDS encoding FMN-binding negative transcriptional regulator (COG:K;~EggNog:ENOG410PM5K;~InterPro:IPR012349,IPR007396;~PFAM:PF04299) encodes the protein MYLRAIHAESHIPALHQLIRQNPLGILTTAIKSPLYPLLQSSHIPFILDVPQTEDSSDERIPNGTLRGHMAKQNPQAKALMEALAAQQQQSGNNPGSLELEDEVLVLFTSEHHHYVTPKFYTETKPATGKVVPTWNYAAAQAYGKIRVYCDSKSEETGAFLQKAVEDLTSQSEGSIMGYTGTEGRPGPWKVSDAPVPYVEILKKNIIGIEIRIERLQGKFKMSQEMGKGDREGVVSGFEALETDVGKGVAQMVRERGEMKDAQK